A single genomic interval of Oncorhynchus mykiss isolate Arlee chromosome 13, USDA_OmykA_1.1, whole genome shotgun sequence harbors:
- the LOC110485665 gene encoding paralemmin-3 — protein MDEAEKYQQRLQAITEKRRLQEEQERAKREMEEERLRLQQLKRKSLRDQWLMDGPSSPTSSEPRSPLWGSQAQEMEQHIDKLQTESQRLAEEEEKLEQQMEDGRANAAVVVEATAEADQAVILENGQEEVEAESVLGTVEAALLERAEILTNGRGEGEGQAATHNASEEGGLHNSTNGPVTVVPEDGAITMTFLGLTEVEPGEAPVIEEGGLIMMRAERVIINDEGDELANDLSSTGQEQEVDSAVSNQRSESPEEGGIEETKPETTPEESSEVAKETETDADTVTRGLGEGQMDTVTRDLGEGQMDTVIGDLGERQMEGVGNSGGEEEAQPVEEAPVSDLQAPDDGVVAAVPVYSETLLTPRPDAEGEAAGEPAEGDVEVKTEVEVKGEEEASLAPESAILPGGQFLEVSLVEPRTEPEQEPLLFPSKAQTLALGEQAPATPETLTATRGEAEGGVDMAPKRKTCQCCSVM, from the exons ATGGACGAGGCAGAGAAGTACCAACAGAGACTGCAGGCGATCACT gaGAAGCGTCGTCTGcaggaggaacaggagagggccaagagggagatggaggaggagcgGCTGAGGCTACAGCAGCTCAAG AGGAAGTCTCTTAGAGACCAGTGGCTGATGGACGGCCCCTCTTCCCCCACATCCTCAGAGCCTCGTTCCCCGCTGTGGGGCTCCCAGGCCCAGGAGATGGAGCAACACATAGACAA gttgcaGACAGAGAGTCAACGGTtagcggaggaggaggagaaactggagcagcagatgGAAGATGGCCGAGCT AATGCagcggtggtggtggaggctacAGCAG AAGCAGACCAAGCAGTTATCTTGGAGAATGGACAGGAAGAAGTAGAGGCTGAATCCG TTTTAGGAACAGTTGAGGCAGCACTATTGGAACGAGCTGAGATCCTCAccaatgggagaggagagggggaggggcaagCTGCTACCCACAATGCATCAGAGGAAGGCGGACTGCACAACAGCACCAACGGTCCAGTGACAGTCGTCCCTGAAGATGGTGCCATTACCATGACGTTCCTGGGGCTCACGGAGGTGGAGCCAGGCGAGGCTCCGGTAATCGAGGAAGGAGGACTGATCATGATGCGAGCGGAGCGAGTGATTATCAATGACGAGGGAGACGAGCTGGCAAATGATCTTTCCTCTACGGGTCAGGAACAGGAAGTAGACTCAGCCGTGTCCAATCAGAGGTCAGAATCTCCTGAGGAAGGAGGAATTGAGGAGACGAAACCAGAGACAACTCCTGAAGAGTCCTCAGAAGTAGCAAAAGAGACTgagacagatgcagacacagtAACCAGAGGTTTAGGAGAAGGACAGATGGACACCGTAACTAGAGATTTAGGAGAAGGACAGATGGACACAGTAATAGGAGACTTAGGAGAAAGACAGATGGAGGGTGTGGGAAACAGTGGTGGAGAGGAAGAGGCGCAGCCAGTAGAGGAAGCTCCTGTGTCTGACTTGCAGGCCCCAGATGATGGCGTTGTGGCTGCCGTTCCCGTCTACTCTGAGACCTTACTCACCCCCAGGCCCGACGCAGAGGGAGAGGCTGCAGGCGAGCCGGCAGAGGGCGATGTGGAAGTGAAGACTGAAGTGGAAGTCAAGGGGGAAGAGGAGGCCTCGCTGGCCCCAGAATCAGCCATCCTCCCTGGGGGCCAGTTCCTGGAGGTGTCCCTAGTGGAGCCCCGGACTGAGCCAGAGCAGGAGCCCCTGCTGTTCCCATCCAAGGCCCAGACCCTGGCCTTGGGGGAGCAGGCTCCAGCCACCCCAGAGACACTGACCGCTACCAGGGGAGAGGCGGAGGGAGGGGTCGATATGGCTCCCAAACGCAAGACCTGCCAGTGCTGCTCTGTCATGTGA
- the LOC110485664 gene encoding uncharacterized protein LOC110485664, with product MEFSPSTPNTTQNSNTTTTVHYTQTNRFGSRCKSLTYNISLINDNSTFQFDVGGRFNLTGVFLETSCPDCLVMKWEVSSRRRESTDLYLLRKTEGGREVEEEEMEEFRKQVECMGLPPPVVMEPGNALCGSYELPWKH from the exons ATGGAGTTTTCACCCTCTACCCCCAACACCACCCAGAactccaacaccaccacaaccGTCCACTACACCCAGACTAACCGTTTCGGCAGCCGATGCAAGTCTCTAACCTACAATATCTCACTCATCAACGACAACAGCACCTTCCAGTTCGACGTGGGGGGCCGATTCAACCTCACTGGGGTCTTCCTGGAGACCTCCTGCCCAGACTGTCTGGTGATGAA GTGGGAGGTGAGCTCCAGGAGGAGGGAGTCTACGGACCTGTACCTGCTGAGGAAgacggagggtgggagagaggtggaggaagaggagatggaggagttcAGGAAACAAGTGGAGTGTATGGGGCTGCCGCCACCAGTGGTGATGGAGCCAGGGAATGCCCTCTGTGGTTCCTATGAGCTCCCCTGGAaacactga